A genomic window from Brevibacillus agri includes:
- a CDS encoding non-ribosomal peptide synthetase, giving the protein MNGTTQTKPDDVEERLKAIWTDVLQRSDVGIHDNFFAIGGHSLKALELEVRIGVEFDLEISLENIFQNLTISELAEYIRRSQDDARSFIKPAPDRPYYPVSWTQKKMFFAYFDGLDNAVIDLRRVPQEIEPYELERAFSYIIKRHKLLRTTVGIKDDAVVQFVHDEAVADSFRLHDWEAPEEQALQEEFIRQCVVEISQPYTLDQLPLFRVGLVRLPQEGSLLILHFHHIIFDATSLQLVYHELACISQGRLLPQLHLQYVDYCVWQNELEKSEAHREKKAFWLDLFGDELPVLNLPLDRPRSHGLISTYGHKNFFLSEQTAKAIQTAAKQYQVTPGIFLTAIYGLLLANYCGQTDITIGMLSSRRYSGLENSIGVFIRTVPIRFQAAAEQAFPDYLQQVKHSLIRSLEHQEYDIDELEETICRQHGVSRTEHPLYRVSLNIHTEMESVTESIIGGEQDTLQSGNAQDIACGVYFLDSGAICLNMEYNMELFEPATIQRMGEHFSVLLEAVLVQPERKLGAYSLLTEAERQQILHFFNKETADLPAEQTLQAIFEQRAEQYADKLAVSCAEHALTYRELNQKANQLARALVDRGVGPGVTAGVMLERSVDMMVALLAVWKAGGAYVPISPDDPPERVTFLLADSQAKVVLVDRDARDSSPQAKSLYLNVKEPAIYSRDDANLAPRSGPADLAYIMYTSGSTGQPKGVMIEHRSVLNRIAWMHKQFPITADDCTLQKTPFTFDVSVWELFGWYFHGARVCFLAPGMERDPEAILATIARERITLLHFVPSMLSSFLSYVEPRMEQEAARLVSLRFLFASGEALLPSTVNSFNRMIHARNGARLINLYGPTETTVEVSWFDCSEDYGEKPARTTIPIGKPIDNIRLYVVDQTDSLQPIGVAGELLISGIGVGRGYVNQPAITAQKFVDDPWSPGSKMYRSGDFVRWMPDGNIEYLGRMDEQVKIRGVRIELGEIENALLELPEVEAAAAAIKTSEADEKLLCLYYVPRDKVEPDELKRYLGKRLPRFLVPDAIMAVKEIPLTASGKANRKLLPTPAVAVDFRADELPVSELEKKLAAICQKVLHIEQLGVRTNLFSVGANSLKIILIAAQIRREMNMDIPVSDVYTKPTIAEIAAYLQAEALSAAAGDDHDLVLINKGSAEAPPLFLIHDISGSIDAYFELVHHLGDRFTCYGIPAERSDGERSREITIEALATSYLEKIKKVQGEGPYNMAGWSLGGLLAFEITRQLEADGDEVEMLVLIDSSPPLLHQHLQHPDPAVVASFRQQMAQMVTAAEWIARLEQETTLYGLYKQVAQYMEHHHLTYEALEAVLPKEMMQAIPAYAYGERTDFYRYVHLFLDLQHAYVHYQPPRKVFAQAHLVRAQKSAIAEDKWNGFFYRPVSRHEVAGDHYSIFKEPAVREMASIFAAIAPERG; this is encoded by the coding sequence ATGAATGGAACCACCCAGACGAAGCCTGACGATGTCGAAGAAAGACTGAAAGCGATTTGGACAGATGTGCTGCAGCGAAGCGACGTGGGCATTCATGACAATTTTTTCGCGATTGGCGGCCACTCGCTAAAAGCGCTGGAGCTGGAAGTCAGAATCGGCGTGGAGTTCGATCTCGAAATCTCGCTGGAAAACATTTTCCAGAACCTCACGATCAGCGAGCTGGCAGAGTATATCCGCCGTTCGCAGGACGACGCGCGCTCTTTTATCAAGCCTGCGCCGGACAGACCTTACTACCCTGTTTCCTGGACGCAAAAAAAGATGTTCTTTGCCTATTTCGACGGGCTAGACAATGCTGTGATCGACCTTCGCAGAGTGCCGCAGGAGATCGAGCCTTACGAACTGGAGAGAGCTTTTTCGTACATAATCAAAAGGCACAAACTGCTGCGTACCACCGTTGGCATCAAAGACGATGCGGTCGTCCAGTTCGTTCACGACGAGGCGGTTGCGGATTCTTTTCGCCTGCATGACTGGGAGGCCCCCGAGGAACAAGCGTTGCAGGAGGAGTTCATTCGCCAATGCGTGGTCGAAATCAGTCAGCCGTACACGCTCGACCAGCTCCCGCTCTTTCGCGTTGGCCTCGTCCGCTTGCCGCAAGAAGGCAGCCTGTTGATCCTGCATTTTCACCATATTATTTTCGACGCCACTTCCCTGCAACTGGTGTATCACGAGCTGGCGTGCATCAGCCAGGGGCGTCTATTGCCCCAGCTCCACTTGCAATACGTCGATTATTGCGTATGGCAAAACGAACTCGAAAAGTCGGAAGCGCATCGGGAAAAGAAAGCTTTTTGGCTGGATCTGTTTGGCGACGAGCTGCCCGTTCTGAATCTGCCGCTTGATCGCCCCCGTAGCCATGGCCTGATTTCCACTTACGGACACAAAAACTTCTTTTTGAGTGAACAGACGGCAAAGGCCATTCAGACCGCCGCCAAACAGTATCAAGTCACGCCCGGCATTTTCCTGACGGCCATCTACGGCCTGCTGCTTGCCAACTATTGCGGGCAAACCGACATCACCATCGGGATGTTATCTTCCCGCCGCTACAGCGGACTCGAAAACAGTATCGGCGTGTTCATCCGCACCGTCCCGATCCGCTTTCAGGCTGCCGCAGAGCAGGCGTTTCCCGACTATTTGCAACAGGTCAAGCACAGCCTCATCCGTTCGCTGGAGCATCAGGAGTACGACATCGACGAGCTGGAGGAGACGATCTGCCGCCAGCATGGCGTGTCGAGGACAGAACATCCACTGTACCGCGTCTCGCTGAACATTCACACCGAGATGGAGTCGGTTACGGAATCAATCATCGGAGGGGAACAGGATACGCTGCAGAGCGGCAATGCGCAAGATATTGCCTGCGGCGTCTATTTTCTCGACTCGGGAGCGATCTGCCTGAACATGGAGTACAACATGGAGCTGTTCGAGCCAGCCACGATTCAGCGAATGGGCGAACACTTCAGCGTTCTGCTGGAAGCGGTTCTCGTGCAGCCAGAGCGCAAGCTGGGAGCGTACAGCTTGCTGACAGAGGCCGAGCGGCAGCAGATTTTGCACTTTTTTAACAAGGAAACGGCTGATTTGCCCGCGGAACAAACGTTGCAGGCGATCTTCGAACAACGCGCCGAACAGTATGCGGACAAGCTCGCGGTCAGTTGCGCCGAGCACGCGCTTACATACCGGGAGTTGAACCAAAAGGCCAACCAACTGGCGCGAGCGCTCGTGGACAGAGGCGTCGGCCCCGGCGTAACCGCAGGCGTCATGCTGGAGCGGTCTGTCGACATGATGGTAGCGCTTTTGGCGGTTTGGAAGGCGGGCGGCGCGTATGTGCCGATCAGTCCGGACGATCCGCCAGAGCGGGTGACGTTTTTGCTTGCGGACAGCCAGGCCAAAGTCGTCCTCGTTGACCGGGACGCGCGAGACAGCAGCCCGCAGGCGAAGTCGCTGTACTTGAACGTAAAGGAGCCAGCCATCTATTCCCGGGATGACGCCAATCTGGCGCCGAGAAGCGGCCCCGCCGATCTGGCCTATATCATGTACACTTCTGGTTCGACCGGCCAGCCAAAAGGCGTCATGATCGAGCATCGTTCCGTCCTCAACCGGATCGCCTGGATGCACAAGCAGTTTCCGATCACAGCCGACGATTGCACGTTGCAAAAAACGCCGTTTACGTTCGATGTTTCCGTCTGGGAGCTGTTCGGATGGTATTTTCACGGCGCGCGCGTCTGCTTCCTTGCTCCCGGCATGGAGCGAGATCCCGAAGCCATTCTCGCTACGATCGCTCGCGAGCGCATCACGCTTTTGCATTTTGTCCCCTCCATGTTGAGCAGCTTTCTTTCCTATGTAGAGCCGCGCATGGAGCAGGAAGCAGCGCGGCTGGTCAGTCTGCGCTTTCTGTTTGCGAGCGGCGAAGCGCTGCTGCCGAGCACCGTCAACAGCTTCAACCGGATGATCCACGCGCGAAACGGCGCACGCCTCATCAATTTGTACGGCCCGACCGAAACCACTGTCGAAGTTTCGTGGTTCGACTGCTCGGAAGACTACGGGGAAAAGCCTGCGCGGACGACGATTCCGATCGGCAAGCCGATCGACAATATTCGCCTGTACGTAGTGGATCAGACAGACTCGCTCCAGCCGATTGGCGTCGCAGGCGAGCTGTTGATTTCCGGGATCGGGGTAGGAAGAGGGTATGTGAACCAGCCCGCGATCACGGCGCAAAAATTTGTCGACGATCCTTGGAGCCCCGGCAGCAAAATGTACCGGAGCGGCGATTTCGTCCGCTGGATGCCGGACGGCAACATCGAGTATCTCGGTCGCATGGACGAACAGGTCAAAATCAGGGGCGTGCGCATTGAATTGGGCGAAATAGAAAACGCGCTGCTCGAACTTCCAGAGGTTGAGGCCGCTGCAGCCGCGATCAAAACGAGCGAGGCAGACGAGAAGCTGCTCTGCCTGTACTACGTGCCCAGAGACAAGGTCGAGCCGGATGAGCTGAAACGCTATCTTGGCAAAAGACTGCCGCGCTTCCTCGTCCCGGATGCGATTATGGCGGTCAAGGAGATTCCGTTGACGGCCAGCGGAAAAGCAAACCGAAAACTGCTGCCCACTCCTGCTGTCGCAGTCGACTTCCGCGCGGATGAACTGCCTGTCAGCGAGCTGGAAAAGAAGCTCGCGGCGATTTGCCAAAAAGTGCTGCATATCGAGCAGCTTGGCGTCCGTACCAACCTGTTTTCCGTCGGGGCCAACTCGCTGAAAATCATTTTGATTGCCGCGCAAATTCGCCGGGAGATGAACATGGACATTCCCGTCAGCGACGTTTACACCAAGCCGACGATCGCGGAAATCGCTGCTTACCTGCAAGCGGAGGCGCTGTCGGCAGCGGCTGGCGACGATCACGACCTCGTTCTCATCAACAAAGGGTCTGCCGAGGCCCCACCCTTGTTTTTGATTCACGATATTAGCGGCAGCATCGACGCCTATTTTGAGCTGGTCCACCACCTTGGCGACCGCTTCACTTGCTACGGCATTCCGGCAGAAAGGAGCGACGGCGAGCGAAGCCGGGAGATCACCATCGAAGCGCTGGCAACGAGCTATCTGGAAAAAATCAAAAAGGTCCAGGGCGAAGGTCCGTACAATATGGCGGGCTGGAGTCTCGGGGGACTGCTCGCTTTTGAGATCACGAGACAGTTGGAAGCCGACGGGGATGAGGTAGAGATGCTCGTCCTGATCGATTCTTCTCCGCCGCTTTTGCACCAGCACCTTCAGCACCCTGACCCGGCGGTTGTCGCCTCCTTCCGCCAGCAGATGGCGCAGATGGTCACGGCGGCAGAGTGGATCGCCCGGTTGGAGCAGGAAACGACGTTGTACGGCTTGTACAAACAGGTGGCGCAGTACATGGAGCACCACCACCTGACGTATGAAGCGCTGGAAGCCGTGCTGCCGAAAGAGATGATGCAGGCGATTCCGGCCTATGCCTACGGCGAGCGCACCGATTTTTACCGCTACGTGCATTTGTTTCTTGATTTGCAACATGCGTATGTTCATTACCAGCCGCCGCGAAAAGTTTTTGCCCAGGCGCACCTGGTCAGAGCGCAGAAATCTGCCATCGCAGAAGACAAGTGGAACGGCTTTTTCTACCGTCCTGTCAGCCGGCATGAAGTGGCGGGAGATCACTACTCGATCTTCAAAGAGCCTGCTGTGCGGGAAATGGCCTCTATCTTTGCAGCGATTGCCCCCGAGCGCGGGTGA
- a CDS encoding condensation domain-containing protein codes for MIEKLAGAANRNGHLPVGVEQSASDWQVDEYWKTILQNRTHALNLPLDFVRPAVKGGQRDAVTYKTTLALQRELALAAENEAVSVEVVLLAALMLLLAKYTGQEYVVVGWTSNSVQHACGGSETACTTVVAGCVEQSRTWREFLAAIEQTCLQARAPKRFSYEQLVDTMDADQDASRNPLFDVRLKQRHTETARQKDDFALGFDVERDGISLRIEYDANLFFASTMERLLRHYCHLLEQLVQDTDQRLADLDMLAADGDEPLVYDRGHNLTTDSADPVRSAAHQPQRKQQAEHPEKSAAVPGERQASMVPLPALEAAEKRPDYPASSAQKRLFMLDKLLGRSTAYNVPVIRNINGRVDSKRLEKALQGLVERHESLRTAFQLEVESGALRQKVHSAVPFAFPVYALTEAEAAEMIRDFVRPFRLDKAPLFRAALIELTDKKESILILDMHHAITDGLSVGIMLKELAALYENRQLEPLSLQYKDYAVWESQLMHTQEWKKQEAYWLERFKEPVHPVRLRFSRPPALTAEATSRTLHFSLEENTATALQNLAHSTETTLFMVMLAAFTVLLSRLSGQDDIVVGTPISGRHREGLENIVGMFVNTLAIRNQPRSSQSFLTYLHQVKERLLDAYENQDYAFDQLVDKLNVPREINGNPLFNVMFQFAQHHEAETIDGLKLQAVEYDGAPGKFDLHFVVVQENQRALHLEMTYREAYLPDETAREFLAHFHGLVQQIVRDVQQDGKEEIATPHP; via the coding sequence ATGATCGAGAAGCTTGCTGGTGCTGCCAACAGGAACGGCCATCTACCGGTCGGCGTCGAGCAGTCGGCGTCTGATTGGCAAGTGGATGAATACTGGAAGACTATACTGCAAAACCGTACTCATGCATTAAATTTGCCGCTGGATTTTGTGCGGCCAGCGGTGAAAGGCGGGCAGCGAGACGCCGTCACGTATAAAACTACTTTGGCGTTACAACGGGAGCTTGCGCTTGCTGCCGAAAACGAAGCGGTATCCGTGGAAGTCGTTTTGCTCGCTGCGCTCATGCTGCTGCTCGCGAAATATACGGGCCAGGAGTATGTGGTCGTAGGCTGGACGTCTAATTCTGTGCAACATGCTTGCGGTGGCAGCGAGACAGCTTGCACGACGGTAGTCGCTGGTTGCGTGGAGCAGAGCCGTACATGGCGCGAGTTTTTGGCGGCAATCGAGCAGACGTGCTTGCAGGCGCGCGCCCCGAAGCGGTTTTCGTACGAGCAACTGGTGGACACAATGGATGCGGACCAAGACGCGAGCAGAAATCCGCTCTTTGACGTACGCCTCAAACAGCGCCATACCGAAACAGCGCGGCAAAAGGATGATTTCGCGCTCGGCTTCGACGTGGAGCGTGACGGCATTTCTTTGCGAATCGAGTATGATGCAAACCTCTTTTTCGCAAGCACGATGGAGCGGCTGCTGCGCCACTACTGCCATCTGTTGGAGCAACTGGTCCAAGATACCGACCAGCGACTGGCAGACCTGGACATGCTCGCCGCAGACGGGGACGAGCCTCTCGTTTACGACCGCGGCCACAACCTGACGACGGATTCAGCCGATCCAGTGCGGAGCGCGGCACACCAGCCGCAGCGAAAACAGCAGGCCGAACATCCGGAGAAAAGCGCCGCCGTGCCCGGCGAGCGTCAGGCGAGCATGGTCCCGTTACCTGCTTTGGAAGCAGCGGAAAAGCGTCCGGATTACCCGGCATCGTCGGCGCAAAAACGGTTGTTCATGCTGGATAAACTGCTGGGAAGAAGCACTGCCTACAACGTCCCTGTCATCCGCAACATCAATGGCAGAGTGGACAGCAAGCGGCTGGAAAAAGCGCTACAGGGGCTTGTCGAGCGGCATGAATCGCTGCGGACGGCGTTCCAACTGGAAGTGGAGAGCGGTGCGCTCCGGCAAAAGGTACATTCCGCTGTTCCATTTGCGTTTCCGGTTTACGCGCTGACAGAGGCAGAAGCCGCAGAGATGATTCGCGATTTTGTCAGGCCGTTTCGTCTTGACAAAGCGCCGCTGTTCCGCGCGGCGCTGATCGAACTGACGGACAAAAAAGAGAGCATCCTCATCCTCGACATGCACCATGCGATAACAGACGGCCTGTCTGTCGGGATCATGCTCAAAGAATTGGCAGCGCTGTACGAGAACAGGCAACTGGAGCCTCTTAGCCTTCAATACAAAGACTACGCCGTCTGGGAAAGCCAGCTCATGCACACGCAGGAGTGGAAAAAGCAGGAAGCATACTGGCTGGAACGATTCAAGGAGCCTGTCCACCCGGTGCGATTGCGGTTCAGCCGCCCCCCGGCCTTGACAGCAGAGGCGACATCGCGGACGCTTCATTTTTCCTTGGAAGAAAATACGGCGACAGCGCTGCAAAATCTCGCTCACTCGACAGAGACAACTTTGTTTATGGTCATGCTGGCTGCCTTTACCGTCCTGCTGTCCAGGCTGTCTGGGCAGGACGACATTGTCGTCGGTACGCCCATTTCGGGAAGACACCGCGAAGGGCTGGAAAATATCGTCGGGATGTTTGTCAACACGTTGGCTATTCGCAACCAGCCACGAAGCAGCCAGTCTTTCCTGACGTATTTGCACCAGGTAAAAGAGCGCCTGCTGGACGCATACGAAAATCAGGACTACGCCTTCGACCAGCTTGTGGACAAACTGAACGTCCCGCGCGAGATCAACGGAAATCCGCTGTTCAATGTCATGTTCCAGTTTGCGCAGCACCACGAAGCGGAAACGATCGACGGGCTGAAGCTGCAAGCTGTCGAGTACGACGGCGCACCAGGCAAGTTCGATCTGCATTTCGTCGTCGTGCAGGAAAATCAGCGCGCCCTGCATCTGGAAATGACGTACCGGGAAGCTTATCTCCCGGATGAGACAGCGCGGGAGTTTCTTGCGCATTTTCACGGCCTGGTTCAGCAAATCGTCCGGGATGTGCAGCAGGACGGAAAGGAAGAGATTGCGACGCCCCATCCTTGA
- a CDS encoding GNAT family N-acetyltransferase translates to MNSNALFHEFPVLKSDHLILREIEDCHLEELYEIYSNDNVFEYCGIIPKHKKDTVLTMIGHFKRDYLKKSRVKWGMFPAQQSERLVGIIEAFEFNQRVNMATIGYFLAEAHWGKGFASEAVQMVVRFLMEEVNVNRIQAEVMPKNEPSKQVLRKNGFTLEGTLRQAALWSGKGIVDLEIYGLLQEDYQNRQTR, encoded by the coding sequence ATGAATAGTAACGCGCTGTTTCACGAGTTTCCGGTCTTGAAATCAGACCATTTGATCCTGCGGGAGATTGAAGATTGTCACCTCGAAGAACTGTATGAAATTTACAGCAACGACAACGTCTTTGAGTATTGCGGCATCATTCCCAAGCACAAAAAAGATACCGTCCTGACCATGATCGGGCATTTCAAAAGAGATTACTTGAAAAAGTCGAGAGTAAAATGGGGGATGTTTCCCGCTCAGCAAAGCGAGAGATTGGTCGGCATTATCGAAGCGTTCGAGTTTAACCAGCGTGTAAACATGGCGACAATCGGCTACTTTCTGGCCGAAGCGCACTGGGGAAAAGGCTTTGCCTCCGAGGCGGTCCAAATGGTCGTGCGCTTCTTGATGGAGGAAGTCAACGTGAACAGAATCCAGGCAGAGGTCATGCCGAAAAACGAACCGTCCAAACAAGTATTGCGCAAAAACGGCTTCACCCTGGAAGGAACGCTCAGACAGGCAGCCCTCTGGTCAGGCAAAGGGATTGTCGACCTGGAAATCTACGGCTTGCTGCAGGAAGACTATCAAAATCGGCAAACGAGATAG
- a CDS encoding 4'-phosphopantetheinyl transferase family protein: protein MVQIYAVNITDFPDESIPHLLSFVGEEKQLRLSAFYRREDCVRGLLADLLIRKIAAETFAVPVKNIRFGTNAYGKPSLQEPLDSLHYNLSHSGDWVVCITDDRAVGIDIEKKHAIDLQIARQFFAQEECEFIEAERDSERWQARFFTVWTAKESYIKAIGKGLSLPLHSFSTVREGTVEGWRVYDQEEWHFKTYVLDDEYTLTACAQNGQFCEQVEIVSLDTLLPYFLSFSQ, encoded by the coding sequence ATGGTGCAAATATACGCGGTTAACATCACCGATTTTCCGGACGAATCCATTCCCCACCTGTTGTCTTTTGTGGGCGAAGAAAAGCAGTTGCGGCTCTCTGCTTTCTACCGCCGCGAAGATTGTGTCAGAGGGTTGCTCGCCGACCTGTTGATTCGAAAAATTGCGGCGGAGACGTTCGCGGTTCCTGTGAAAAACATTAGGTTTGGCACGAATGCCTATGGCAAGCCTTCCTTGCAAGAGCCGTTGGACAGCTTGCACTACAACCTGTCCCATTCGGGCGACTGGGTCGTCTGCATAACCGATGACCGTGCCGTAGGAATTGATATTGAAAAAAAGCATGCGATTGACTTGCAAATTGCCCGGCAGTTTTTTGCCCAGGAGGAATGCGAGTTTATTGAGGCAGAACGGGACAGCGAGCGCTGGCAGGCACGCTTTTTTACGGTCTGGACCGCCAAGGAAAGCTATATAAAAGCGATCGGCAAAGGGCTTTCGCTTCCGCTGCACAGCTTCTCTACTGTCAGAGAGGGAACGGTCGAGGGTTGGCGTGTCTATGACCAGGAGGAATGGCACTTCAAGACGTACGTTCTGGATGACGAATACACGCTGACCGCTTGTGCGCAAAACGGCCAGTTTTGTGAACAGGTGGAAATCGTGTCGCTGGACACGCTGCTTCCGTATTTTCTCAGCTTCAGCCAGTGA
- the loaP gene encoding antiterminator LoaP, with protein MNWYAFYVKTGYEHSVKNWLNKSFEKETLYSMVPQRIVPEKKNGEILRVEKDLFPGYIFVKTNMNCSKYYFIKSHSKIIRMLNYLNKIDLTYDRPAALRKSRANVTESKEEALCFKKIPDEEMTIILKLLNHDEQIDFSQVYTQDSKVYVESGPLKGLEGIVKKVDKHKRRVKVLVSLMGDERVIDLGIELIEPSV; from the coding sequence ATGAACTGGTATGCTTTCTATGTGAAAACGGGTTATGAGCACTCTGTAAAAAATTGGCTGAATAAATCTTTTGAGAAAGAAACGCTGTATTCGATGGTACCGCAACGAATCGTTCCCGAGAAGAAAAACGGCGAGATTTTGCGCGTGGAGAAAGATTTGTTTCCCGGCTACATTTTTGTCAAAACGAACATGAATTGTTCGAAATATTACTTCATTAAAAGCCATTCCAAAATCATTCGGATGCTGAACTATTTGAATAAAATCGACCTCACCTACGACAGACCGGCTGCTCTGCGCAAAAGCCGCGCGAACGTAACGGAAAGCAAGGAAGAAGCGCTCTGCTTCAAAAAGATTCCCGACGAAGAAATGACGATTATTCTCAAGCTTTTGAATCACGATGAGCAAATTGATTTTTCCCAGGTCTATACGCAAGACTCCAAAGTATATGTAGAGTCCGGCCCGCTCAAAGGGCTGGAAGGGATCGTGAAAAAGGTGGACAAGCACAAACGGCGGGTCAAAGTGCTCGTCTCGCTCATGGGCGATGAGCGGGTGATCGACCTTGGAATTGAGCTGATCGAGCCGAGCGTGTAA